A window of Lentibacillus sp. Marseille-P4043 contains these coding sequences:
- the lysS gene encoding lysine--tRNA ligase translates to MSEELNEHMRVRREKIESYREQGIDPFGGKFNRTHFAKSLIEKYDQFSKEELEEKTDKVTIAGRMMTKRGKGKAGFAHLQDLTGQIQIYVRKDAIGEKAYELFKSTDLGDIVGVTGVMFKTKVGELSVKATEFHLLTKSMRPLPEKYHGLKDVEQRYRQRYLDLITNLDSRETFVLRSKIIQSMRHYLNEQGFLEVETPMMHGIPGGAAARPFVTHHNALDIPLYMRIAIELHLKRLIVGGMEKVYEIGRVFRNEGVSTRHNPEFTMMELYEAYADFHDVMSLTENMIAHIANEVLGTTTITYGEEEVSLEPQWTRLHMVDAVKEFTGVDFWEQMSDEDARSLAIEHGIEIKESMTFGHVVNEFFEQRVEEKLIQPTFIYGHPVEISPLAKKNKEDGRFTDRFELFIVGREHANAFSELNDPIDQRERFEAQLKEREQGNDEAHLMDDDFLEALEYGMAPTGGLGIGIDRLVMLLTNSPSIRDVLLFPQMRNK, encoded by the coding sequence TTGTCAGAAGAATTAAATGAACATATGCGTGTGAGACGGGAAAAAATAGAATCTTATCGTGAACAGGGGATTGATCCGTTTGGAGGGAAATTTAACAGAACCCATTTTGCGAAATCGTTAATTGAAAAATATGATCAGTTTTCAAAAGAAGAATTAGAGGAAAAAACGGATAAGGTCACCATTGCAGGACGAATGATGACAAAGCGCGGAAAGGGAAAAGCGGGATTTGCTCATTTGCAGGACTTAACCGGACAAATCCAAATATACGTACGTAAAGATGCGATTGGTGAAAAGGCATATGAGTTATTTAAATCAACTGATTTAGGTGACATTGTCGGTGTAACAGGTGTGATGTTCAAAACGAAAGTCGGTGAACTTTCTGTAAAGGCCACCGAATTTCATTTACTAACTAAATCAATGCGTCCATTACCAGAAAAATATCATGGCTTAAAGGATGTTGAGCAACGTTATCGTCAACGCTACCTTGATTTAATTACGAACCTTGATAGTAGAGAGACGTTTGTATTACGCAGTAAAATTATTCAATCTATGCGGCACTATTTAAATGAACAAGGGTTTTTAGAAGTGGAAACACCAATGATGCACGGTATTCCGGGCGGGGCGGCTGCCAGACCGTTTGTAACACATCACAATGCATTGGATATCCCGTTATATATGCGTATTGCTATTGAATTACATCTAAAGCGTCTGATCGTTGGTGGAATGGAAAAGGTATACGAAATTGGCCGCGTGTTCCGTAATGAGGGTGTATCAACTAGACACAACCCGGAATTCACCATGATGGAATTGTACGAAGCATACGCTGATTTCCATGATGTCATGTCGTTAACAGAAAATATGATTGCCCATATTGCAAACGAAGTTTTAGGGACAACAACAATTACGTATGGGGAAGAGGAAGTATCATTAGAACCACAGTGGACAAGACTACACATGGTAGATGCGGTAAAAGAGTTTACAGGTGTAGATTTTTGGGAACAGATGAGTGATGAAGACGCTAGAAGTTTAGCAATTGAACATGGGATAGAAATAAAAGAATCAATGACGTTTGGACATGTCGTAAATGAATTCTTTGAACAAAGAGTTGAAGAGAAACTAATCCAACCTACATTTATATACGGTCATCCGGTAGAGATATCGCCGCTAGCAAAGAAAAATAAAGAGGATGGGCGTTTTACCGATCGATTTGAACTGTTTATTGTTGGCCGTGAACATGCAAATGCCTTCAGTGAATTAAATGATCCTATCGACCAAAGAGAACGATTTGAAGCACAGCTTAAGGAAAGAGAACAAGGAAACGACGAGGCCCATTTAATGGACGACGACTTCCTAGAAGCATTGGAGTATGGAATGGCTCCAACTGGTGGACTTGGTATAGGAATCGACCGTCTTGTAATGCTATTAACAAATTCACCATCAATCCGCGATGTATTGTTGTTCCCGCAAATGCGGAATAAGTAA
- a CDS encoding helix-turn-helix domain-containing protein produces the protein MDTKRLGRRIKAFRKLKGYTQITFAKEIDVSIAVLGRVERGTEVASDELINKIGETLAVSREELMLDEKWMAGK, from the coding sequence ATGGACACAAAGCGACTCGGTAGAAGAATAAAAGCATTTCGTAAATTGAAAGGATATACACAAATAACCTTTGCAAAGGAAATTGATGTTTCGATAGCTGTATTAGGCAGGGTTGAACGGGGAACAGAAGTGGCAAGTGATGAGCTGATTAATAAAATTGGTGAAACATTAGCGGTCTCACGGGAAGAGTTAATGTTAGACGAAAAATGGATGGCAGGTAAATAA
- the folK gene encoding 2-amino-4-hydroxy-6-hydroxymethyldihydropteridine diphosphokinase, whose translation MMGIYVALGSNIEPRHLHLEKALTMLEEHSAIQITNQSSIYKTAPVGYTDQADFLNMVIELNTDLSAIELLDVCQSIELQLGRKREIRFGPRTIDLDILIFNNENRETKRLIIPHPRMHERAFVLVPLAEIEPNLCIPNQNKSVTDLVKELSAQDKKDVTRWTQSDSVEE comes from the coding sequence ATGATGGGTATTTATGTTGCATTAGGATCAAATATTGAACCGCGACATCTACATTTAGAGAAAGCATTGACAATGTTAGAAGAGCATAGCGCTATTCAGATTACGAACCAGTCATCTATATATAAAACAGCACCAGTTGGTTATACAGATCAAGCAGATTTTTTAAACATGGTTATTGAGCTAAACACGGATCTTTCAGCGATAGAGTTATTGGACGTTTGTCAGTCAATCGAGCTTCAATTAGGCCGAAAGAGGGAAATTCGTTTTGGTCCACGTACTATAGATCTTGATATTTTAATCTTTAATAATGAAAATAGAGAAACAAAACGGCTAATTATACCACACCCCCGGATGCATGAACGAGCCTTTGTACTTGTTCCGTTAGCGGAAATCGAACCGAATTTATGTATCCCGAATCAGAATAAGAGCGTGACAGACTTGGTGAAGGAATTGTCAGCCCAAGATAAGAAGGATGTAACAAGATGGACACAAAGCGACTCGGTAGAAGAATAA
- the folB gene encoding dihydroneopterin aldolase translates to MDKITINRMEFYGYHGLFPEENKLGQRFYVDVELMMDLKKPGLSDVMDDSIDYGHVYELIKNIVEGEPKNLIEAVAEKIADILLSSFDLLVACTVKVTKPDPPIPGHYQSVAVEITREKSL, encoded by the coding sequence ATGGATAAAATTACAATAAACCGTATGGAGTTTTATGGATACCACGGCCTTTTTCCCGAAGAAAACAAACTTGGTCAGCGATTTTATGTTGATGTAGAGCTAATGATGGACTTAAAAAAACCTGGGCTATCTGATGTAATGGATGATTCGATTGATTATGGACATGTTTATGAATTAATCAAAAATATAGTAGAAGGGGAACCGAAGAATCTTATAGAAGCAGTTGCTGAAAAGATTGCTGACATATTACTTTCATCCTTTGATTTATTAGTAGCGTGCACAGTGAAAGTAACGAAGCCAGATCCCCCGATACCAGGTCACTATCAATCGGTTGCTGTGGAAATTACCCGGGAGAAATCATTATGA
- the folP gene encoding dihydropteroate synthase, translating to MILKTGTNTFDLAKRTNIMGILNVTPDSFSDGGSYTTTAKAVEQAVTMEHQGADMIDIGGESTRPDHQAVSLQEELNRVLPMIHAVKQAIHVPISIDTYKAETARQAIEAGAEIINDIWGAKKDPEIANVAAEYNVPIILMHNRDNKSYTSLIDDMKRDLHDSIEIAIKAGVAEENIILDPGVGFAKTAEDNLVVMNNLEKFADLGYPVLLGTSRKSFIGKVLDVQAPERDNGTGATTCLGIAKGAQIIRVHNVKMNVELAKMMDAMLRKEATMNG from the coding sequence ATGATATTAAAAACAGGGACGAATACGTTTGATTTAGCAAAAAGAACAAACATAATGGGTATTTTGAATGTAACGCCAGATTCATTTTCTGATGGGGGTAGCTATACAACTACAGCTAAGGCAGTTGAGCAGGCTGTGACAATGGAACATCAAGGTGCAGATATGATTGATATTGGCGGGGAGTCAACAAGGCCTGACCATCAAGCGGTATCATTACAAGAGGAGTTAAATAGAGTTTTACCGATGATTCACGCGGTTAAGCAAGCAATCCATGTACCTATATCAATTGATACATATAAAGCAGAGACGGCGAGACAAGCGATTGAGGCTGGTGCAGAGATCATTAATGATATTTGGGGAGCAAAAAAAGATCCCGAAATAGCAAACGTTGCAGCAGAGTATAATGTTCCGATTATATTAATGCACAATCGCGATAACAAAAGCTACACATCATTAATCGATGATATGAAACGGGATTTACATGATAGTATTGAAATTGCAATTAAGGCTGGTGTAGCTGAGGAAAATATTATTCTTGATCCGGGTGTAGGTTTTGCGAAAACAGCGGAGGACAATCTAGTTGTGATGAACAACCTTGAAAAATTCGCCGACCTAGGATATCCAGTTTTGTTAGGGACCTCCCGGAAGTCGTTCATAGGTAAGGTGTTAGATGTACAAGCCCCTGAACGTGATAACGGTACAGGCGCAACAACTTGTCTTGGGATAGCAAAAGGTGCGCAAATTATCCGTGTACACAATGTAAAAATGAATGTAGAGTTAGCAAAAATGATGGATGCGATGTTACGGAAAGAGGCGACAATGAATGGATAA
- the cysK gene encoding cysteine synthase A, with translation MRVADNIAGLVGQTPIVKLNRAADKDSADIYLKLEFMNPGSSVKDRIAMSMIEAAEKAGILKEGDTIIEPTSGNTGIGLSMIGSAKGYKTVIVMPDTMSKERRNLLRAYGAELVLTPGADGMNGAIKKAEELKEENGYFMPQQFTNEANPEVHARTTGNEIVEQMKDGLDGFVSGIGTGGTITGAGKVLKDHFKDIKVYAVEPEDSAVLSGGNPGPHKIQGLGAGFVPKVLDTDVYDEVVRISNDEAFTASREAARLDGILGGISSGAAIAAAKKVAKQLGKGKKVLAVLPDNGERYLSTPLYQFDEEN, from the coding sequence ATGAGAGTTGCAGATAATATTGCGGGGTTAGTTGGGCAAACACCAATTGTAAAGTTAAACCGCGCTGCCGACAAAGATAGTGCAGACATTTATTTGAAGTTAGAATTTATGAACCCAGGTAGTTCTGTAAAAGATCGTATTGCAATGTCAATGATTGAAGCCGCAGAAAAGGCAGGTATTTTAAAAGAAGGAGATACGATTATCGAACCAACTAGTGGTAATACAGGGATTGGACTTTCGATGATCGGTTCAGCTAAAGGGTATAAAACGGTTATTGTTATGCCAGATACGATGAGTAAAGAACGTCGTAATTTATTACGTGCATATGGTGCTGAGCTAGTTTTGACACCAGGTGCTGATGGAATGAATGGCGCTATTAAAAAGGCTGAGGAACTTAAAGAAGAAAATGGTTATTTCATGCCGCAACAATTTACCAATGAGGCAAACCCGGAAGTGCACGCACGTACAACTGGAAACGAAATTGTTGAACAAATGAAAGACGGACTTGATGGATTCGTTTCTGGTATTGGTACTGGTGGAACAATTACAGGTGCTGGAAAAGTGTTAAAGGATCATTTTAAAGATATTAAGGTTTATGCAGTCGAACCAGAAGATTCAGCAGTCCTATCTGGTGGCAACCCTGGTCCACATAAAATTCAAGGTCTTGGTGCAGGGTTTGTACCAAAAGTTCTAGACACAGATGTTTATGATGAAGTTGTGCGCATCTCCAATGACGAAGCATTTACTGCATCACGTGAGGCGGCAAGACTAGATGGTATTCTAGGTGGAATTTCCTCTGGTGCGGCAATAGCGGCAGCGAAAAAGGTTGCAAAACAATTAGGTAAAGGTAAAAAAGTGCTTGCAGTATTACCTGATAATGGTGAACGTTATTTATCTACACCGCTTTATCAATTTGATGAGGAAAACTAA
- a CDS encoding peptidylprolyl isomerase has translation MSRRLLLGVVVVLIVTNITTLLAWNKDENVAIDGTKAKIDSGKPVATIGDEEISYNDWMQSLRDVHGKSLLKQLVDHKLVGQLASKRNIEVNEKVIDREIALLTTMQGIMTEEETEVKEKKWRKNIVYRYQLMALLAEDTMVDESEIRAYYNGYQKQYDFQASMQISHIVVSDFKTAKKVIKELNDGASFKLLANEYSIDEETKSAGGYLGFFVNSSQFLPNGYEEIAQEMEQRSYSEPFKSDRGVSIIYLHRKLPSITFTYDEIKPYVKEELALEKNGLSLTANSLWDNADIEWVFE, from the coding sequence ATGTCAAGAAGACTTTTGTTAGGAGTCGTGGTTGTATTAATTGTTACAAACATTACGACATTATTGGCTTGGAACAAAGATGAAAATGTGGCCATCGATGGGACCAAAGCTAAAATTGACAGTGGGAAACCAGTAGCAACGATTGGTGATGAGGAGATCTCGTACAATGACTGGATGCAATCACTTAGAGACGTACATGGCAAAAGTCTGCTAAAGCAATTAGTCGATCATAAACTTGTGGGACAATTAGCAAGTAAACGTAACATTGAGGTCAATGAGAAAGTGATTGATCGGGAAATCGCCCTATTGACGACTATGCAAGGAATTATGACCGAAGAGGAAACGGAAGTCAAGGAGAAAAAATGGCGAAAAAATATTGTTTATCGCTATCAGTTAATGGCGCTTCTAGCCGAGGATACGATGGTTGATGAGAGTGAAATTAGAGCCTATTATAATGGGTACCAAAAACAATATGATTTTCAAGCATCCATGCAAATTTCACACATTGTTGTATCTGATTTTAAAACGGCAAAAAAAGTGATTAAAGAACTAAACGATGGTGCATCATTTAAATTGTTAGCGAACGAGTATTCAATTGATGAAGAGACAAAAAGCGCTGGAGGTTATTTAGGCTTTTTTGTGAATTCAAGTCAATTCCTTCCTAATGGTTATGAGGAAATAGCACAAGAGATGGAACAACGGTCATATAGTGAACCTTTCAAAAGTGATCGTGGTGTGTCGATTATCTACTTGCATCGAAAGTTACCATCCATTACATTTACCTATGATGAAATAAAACCATATGTAAAAGAAGAATTAGCATTGGAAAAAAACGGACTATCCTTAACAGCCAATTCGCTTTGGGACAATGCTGATATTGAATGGGTCTTTGAATAG
- the hslO gene encoding Hsp33 family molecular chaperone HslO has protein sequence MKDYLVKATTYQGMVRAYAIQSTNMVEETRRRQDTWATTSAAIGRTVTITAMMGAMLKGEDSLTVKVEGNGPIGAIIADANANGEVRGYVTNPHVDFDLNDRGKLDVARAVGTEGSLSVVKDLGLKDYFTGQVPIVSGEISEDFTYYYANSEQVPSAVGAGVLVNPDQTILAAGGFIVQVMPGADEEIIKRLEEQIQFFPAISNLIREGNSPEQILQRLFGEEELNFHERMPVTFTCKCSRERIENAIRGLGNEEIQQMIDEDHGAEATCHFCNESYQFSEAELEELQRLNEQ, from the coding sequence ATGAAGGATTATTTAGTAAAAGCAACAACATATCAAGGAATGGTACGCGCTTATGCCATTCAATCAACAAACATGGTAGAGGAAACAAGACGTAGACAAGATACATGGGCAACTACATCTGCTGCTATAGGGCGAACGGTTACAATAACAGCGATGATGGGTGCTATGTTAAAAGGAGAAGATTCGTTAACGGTAAAAGTTGAAGGAAACGGTCCGATTGGTGCTATTATTGCCGATGCAAACGCTAATGGTGAAGTGCGAGGATATGTCACAAATCCACATGTAGATTTTGATCTCAATGACCGGGGTAAATTAGACGTTGCTCGTGCAGTAGGAACGGAAGGAAGTCTAAGCGTTGTCAAAGATTTAGGTTTAAAAGATTATTTTACAGGTCAAGTTCCAATCGTTTCTGGAGAAATAAGCGAGGATTTTACCTACTACTATGCAAATTCAGAACAGGTCCCTTCAGCTGTAGGTGCTGGTGTATTGGTTAATCCAGACCAAACAATATTGGCTGCAGGTGGATTCATTGTACAAGTAATGCCTGGTGCGGATGAAGAAATTATTAAACGGCTAGAAGAACAAATTCAATTTTTCCCGGCCATTTCAAATTTAATTAGAGAAGGAAATTCGCCAGAGCAAATTTTACAACGATTATTCGGGGAAGAGGAGCTTAATTTTCACGAACGGATGCCAGTAACGTTTACATGTAAATGCTCAAGAGAAAGAATCGAAAATGCCATCAGAGGACTAGGTAATGAAGAAATTCAACAGATGATTGATGAAGATCATGGCGCAGAAGCAACATGTCATTTTTGTAATGAGAGCTATCAATTTAGTGAAGCTGAGCTTGAGGAATTGCAACGCTTGAATGAGCAATAA
- a CDS encoding type III pantothenate kinase: MLFVLDVGNTNTVLGVFEQDQLKHEWRIKTDRHKTEDEFGVLIKSLFDHKGISFSDIHGIIISSVVPPIMFALEKMCTYYFNQEPLIIGKDTVQSFLKMGYPNPKEIGADRIVNAVGAIAEYGAPLVIIDFGTATTYCYINEKEEYQGGSIAPGIHISMEALYSKASKLPKIEIQAPEHVVGKTTVEAMQSGVFYGYVGQVDGIVTRIKQQATVEPKVVATGGLASLISDASTTIDYVDKHLTLKGLYLIYQKNMQ; encoded by the coding sequence ATGCTTTTCGTGCTTGACGTAGGCAATACGAATACTGTTTTAGGTGTATTTGAACAAGATCAGCTAAAACATGAATGGCGGATTAAAACCGATCGACATAAAACAGAAGATGAATTTGGCGTTTTAATAAAATCGCTTTTTGATCATAAAGGAATCAGCTTTTCTGATATTCACGGTATTATTATTTCATCCGTTGTACCACCTATTATGTTTGCATTAGAAAAAATGTGTACGTATTATTTTAACCAAGAGCCTTTAATTATTGGCAAAGACACGGTCCAGTCATTTTTGAAAATGGGATATCCGAACCCAAAGGAGATTGGAGCAGATCGTATTGTGAATGCAGTTGGTGCAATTGCAGAATATGGCGCACCACTCGTTATTATTGATTTTGGTACAGCGACAACGTATTGTTATATCAATGAAAAAGAAGAATATCAGGGTGGCTCGATTGCGCCGGGGATCCATATTTCCATGGAAGCATTATATAGTAAAGCATCAAAACTACCAAAAATTGAAATTCAAGCACCAGAGCATGTAGTTGGAAAAACAACTGTTGAAGCAATGCAATCTGGTGTGTTTTATGGTTATGTAGGACAAGTAGATGGAATTGTTACGCGCATCAAACAACAAGCAACGGTTGAGCCAAAAGTTGTTGCGACAGGAGGTCTTGCTTCTTTAATATCTGATGCATCAACAACAATCGATTACGTTGATAAACATTTAACATTAAAAGGGTTATATTTAATTTATCAAAAAAATATGCAATAA
- the ftsH gene encoding ATP-dependent zinc metalloprotease FtsH, which produces MNRLFRNVIFYFLIFLVIIGVIGVFKGQNDQAEQYNVEEFMQALNNGEIAEVTMQPANGIMRLTGTLENDDKQFIAQVPNNTDVVADITTKAQEQSVLNVEEEEQPSGWVTFLTTMIPFLIIGLFFFFILSQSQGGGGRVMNFGKSKAKMYSEEKKKVRFKDVAGADEEKQELVEVVDFLKDPRKFATIGARIPKGVLLVGPPGTGKTLLARAVAGEAGTPFFSISGSDFVEMFVGVGASRVRDLFENAKKNAPCIIFIDEIDAVGRQRGAGLGGGHDEREQTLNQLLVEMDGFGANEGIIIIAATNRPDILDPALLRPGRFDRQIPVNRPDVKGRQEVLQVHARNKPLDNTVDLKTIAMRTPGFSGADLENLLNEAALVAARQDKSTIDMLDVDEAIDRVIAGPAKKSRVISEKERNIVAHHESGHTVIGMVLDDADMVHKVTIVPRGQAGGYAVMLPREDRYFMTKPELFDKITGLLGGRVAEEIVFGEVSTGASNDFERATGIARKMITEYGMSDKIGPLQFNSGGGGNVFLGRDIQNEQNYSDAIAHEIDMEMQNFINYCYDRAKTILTEHKDQLLLIAKTLLEVETLDAKQIKGLFEDGVLPEPEEITEEASQTTSDKDDVRVNIQSKQDDDTAPETYDEAKARAEIEQKEDREEDKEENQDDSNPVNDDDKKE; this is translated from the coding sequence ATGAACCGATTATTTCGGAATGTGATCTTTTATTTCCTTATATTTCTTGTCATTATTGGCGTTATAGGAGTGTTTAAGGGACAAAACGATCAGGCAGAACAATATAATGTAGAAGAATTTATGCAAGCCTTAAATAATGGTGAAATCGCTGAAGTGACGATGCAGCCAGCTAATGGAATTATGCGTTTAACCGGAACACTTGAAAATGATGATAAACAATTCATTGCACAGGTTCCGAATAACACGGATGTAGTCGCTGACATCACAACAAAAGCACAAGAACAAAGTGTGTTGAATGTCGAAGAAGAGGAACAGCCAAGCGGATGGGTTACCTTCTTGACAACGATGATTCCGTTTCTAATTATTGGACTATTTTTCTTCTTTATTCTTAGTCAATCGCAAGGCGGCGGCGGTCGCGTGATGAACTTTGGTAAGAGTAAAGCGAAAATGTATAGTGAAGAAAAGAAAAAGGTCCGTTTCAAAGATGTAGCAGGAGCGGATGAAGAAAAGCAAGAGCTTGTTGAAGTTGTTGACTTTTTGAAGGATCCTCGTAAATTTGCAACCATTGGAGCACGCATTCCAAAAGGTGTCTTATTAGTAGGGCCTCCAGGTACAGGTAAAACATTGCTAGCACGAGCAGTTGCTGGTGAGGCCGGTACACCGTTCTTCTCAATCAGTGGTTCAGACTTTGTTGAGATGTTTGTCGGTGTTGGTGCGTCTCGTGTACGGGATTTATTTGAAAATGCGAAGAAAAATGCTCCATGTATTATATTTATCGATGAGATTGATGCGGTTGGTCGTCAACGTGGTGCCGGACTTGGCGGTGGTCACGATGAACGTGAACAAACACTCAACCAGCTTCTTGTTGAGATGGATGGATTTGGTGCGAATGAAGGTATTATCATTATCGCGGCAACAAACCGTCCAGATATTTTAGATCCAGCATTATTGCGTCCAGGTCGATTTGACCGTCAGATTCCGGTTAATCGTCCAGATGTTAAAGGTCGTCAGGAAGTATTACAAGTACATGCTAGAAACAAACCGCTTGATAATACAGTCGACCTTAAAACAATTGCGATGCGTACACCAGGTTTCTCGGGTGCGGATCTAGAAAACTTATTAAATGAAGCGGCATTAGTTGCAGCCCGTCAAGATAAAAGTACGATTGACATGCTTGATGTTGACGAGGCAATTGACCGTGTTATTGCAGGTCCAGCTAAGAAAAGCCGAGTTATTTCAGAAAAAGAACGCAATATTGTGGCACATCATGAAAGTGGTCATACAGTTATTGGTATGGTGCTGGATGATGCTGATATGGTTCATAAAGTTACAATTGTCCCACGTGGGCAAGCCGGTGGTTATGCGGTAATGCTTCCTAGAGAAGATCGTTACTTTATGACTAAGCCGGAGTTGTTTGATAAAATTACCGGTCTGTTAGGCGGTCGTGTGGCAGAAGAAATCGTCTTTGGTGAAGTAAGTACCGGAGCATCGAATGACTTTGAACGTGCAACAGGTATTGCTCGTAAAATGATTACCGAATATGGCATGAGTGATAAAATAGGTCCACTGCAATTCAATAGTGGCGGTGGTGGAAATGTCTTCTTAGGACGGGACATTCAAAATGAGCAAAATTATAGTGATGCCATCGCACATGAAATTGATATGGAAATGCAAAACTTTATTAATTATTGCTATGATCGTGCAAAAACAATTCTTACTGAACACAAAGATCAGTTATTGTTAATTGCTAAAACACTACTTGAAGTGGAAACGTTAGATGCTAAGCAAATAAAAGGATTGTTTGAGGATGGTGTGCTTCCTGAACCAGAGGAAATAACAGAAGAAGCATCACAAACAACATCTGATAAAGATGATGTTCGGGTCAACATCCAATCAAAACAAGATGATGATACTGCACCGGAAACGTACGATGAAGCAAAAGCACGTGCAGAAATCGAACAAAAAGAAGATCGGGAAGAAGATAAGGAAGAAAACCAAGACGATTCTAACCCTGTCAATGATGACGATAAAAAAGAGTAG
- the hpt gene encoding hypoxanthine phosphoribosyltransferase, protein MHNDIEKILISQEDIAKKCAELGKQLTEEYDGKFPLAIGVLKGAMPFMSDVLRHVETYLEMDFMDVSSYGGQMRSSGEVKIVKDLDTKVEGRDLLIIEDIIDSGLTLSYLVDLFKYRKAKSIKIVTLLDKPSGRTANIKADLIGFNVPNEFVVGYGLDYEEKYRNLPYIGVLKPKIYGGEA, encoded by the coding sequence ATGCATAATGATATTGAAAAAATATTAATATCACAAGAAGATATTGCAAAAAAATGCGCAGAACTCGGCAAACAGCTTACAGAGGAGTATGACGGTAAGTTCCCGCTTGCAATTGGTGTGTTAAAAGGTGCAATGCCATTTATGTCTGATGTACTTAGACATGTAGAAACATACTTGGAAATGGATTTTATGGACGTATCAAGCTATGGTGGTCAAATGCGTTCATCTGGAGAAGTGAAAATCGTAAAAGACCTAGATACAAAGGTAGAAGGCCGTGATTTATTAATTATTGAAGACATCATCGATAGTGGTCTCACATTAAGTTACTTAGTTGATTTATTCAAATATCGTAAAGCAAAGTCAATTAAAATTGTTACTTTATTGGATAAGCCTTCAGGTCGAACAGCAAATATTAAAGCAGATCTTATCGGGTTTAATGTACCAAATGAGTTTGTAGTAGGTTATGGGTTAGATTATGAAGAAAAATATCGTAATTTGCCGTATATCGGTGTATTAAAACCGAAAATATATGGTGGAGAAGCATAA